A stretch of DNA from Campylobacter gracilis:
CCTAAACATATTTTTCCTTGAATTATCGCTTTAAGCCGCGCCTCTTTAATGACGCTAAAATTTAATCGCGGATTTTAGCAAATTCCGTCTGAATTTTTAATGTATCGCAAGAGCCCCTCGCAGCCGCGCTTGATATCTGCGTAGCAGCGCTCAAAATCGCGCGTGTAGTAGGGATCGGCGATTTGTAGGCGTTCGGAGGCGGTTAAATTTGAACCGCCGCTCTTTAAATTTAAGGCGGTTTGTTTTAGCGCGCCTTTAAAATTTAGCGCATCGCAGTCTGCAAAATTCCCCTCTTCAAATTCCAAAAGAAATTTTACCTTAGCCATATCCTTGCCGCGAAAAATTCGCCCCAGCGAGCGCATATTTTCATCATCCATGCAAAGAATTAGATCGTAGCGCTCGTAGTCTGCGGGCGTGACCTGCACGGCGCGATGCGCTACGAGCGGCACCTTTTGCTCTTTTAGCACGCGCTGCGTTTCGTAATAGGGCGGCGAGCCGATTTCATCGGTGTGCGTCGCCGCAGAATCTACGCTCGCTCGCTCGCTTAGGCCGCTTTGATTAATGAAATTTTGCATCACGGACTGCGCCATCGGCGAGCGGCAGATGTTACCGTGACAGACGAAAAGTAGCCTC
This window harbors:
- a CDS encoding low molecular weight protein-tyrosine-phosphatase; translation: MRLLFVCHGNICRSPMAQSVMQNFINQSGLSERASVDSAATHTDEIGSPPYYETQRVLKEQKVPLVAHRAVQVTPADYERYDLILCMDDENMRSLGRIFRGKDMAKVKFLLEFEEGNFADCDALNFKGALKQTALNLKSGGSNLTASERLQIADPYYTRDFERCYADIKRGCEGLLRYIKNSDGIC